In the Enterococcus saigonensis genome, one interval contains:
- a CDS encoding type 2 periplasmic-binding domain-containing protein yields MKKWKTSLLGLTLSAVVLVTLSACGSGNASTDEKSGDSKGFTLLSPDHSADHPKNKDLWMWKEYEKKTGVPITWQETKDINEKKNLLLSESQLPDAFYQVYWTSDELVKYGGQGMFQPIEDLIEKHAPNFNKLMEEHPEIRKSITAPDGHIYFLPELSIDPQIMGLTFRYYINQEWLDKLGLEKPRTTEELKEVLTQFVTKDPNGNGKADEQGWYMNSGELPNSFEKLLMAAYGMGTGGRTGIESSVYYEKDGSMQLTLNSDRMKDVWKYEADLYQNGLMSKNTFAGADGDKWRADAANNTVGLWTWVSPEFIGGSVQEKYTPINIIAGPEGDKSLVINGPVGTSGLVITKDCKDPGKLLEWTDYWYSQEGSDFGYLGEEGVTYHKVGDKNVYVDKILNYDKGAQLGAYQYLDNVYGGGYPYLNPNQANRDIAQGLEPIKYDDFNEDVMPEKMLSPVMPTPEESGQLSTIMTDMNNYVEQSRVKFVTGEWNFTSDWDKYVKQLKKIGSEKLLEIRRTQYERYDKE; encoded by the coding sequence ATGAAGAAATGGAAGACATCTTTATTGGGATTGACATTGTCAGCGGTTGTATTAGTAACACTTAGCGCTTGCGGTTCTGGAAATGCAAGTACAGATGAGAAATCAGGTGATAGCAAAGGTTTTACCTTATTAAGTCCAGATCACAGTGCCGACCACCCAAAAAATAAAGATCTTTGGATGTGGAAAGAGTATGAGAAAAAGACTGGTGTCCCAATTACATGGCAGGAAACAAAAGATATTAATGAAAAGAAAAATTTGCTTTTATCAGAATCACAATTACCTGATGCTTTTTACCAAGTTTATTGGACGTCAGATGAGCTAGTAAAATATGGTGGGCAAGGTATGTTCCAGCCAATTGAGGATTTAATTGAAAAACATGCACCAAACTTTAATAAGTTGATGGAAGAACATCCAGAAATTAGAAAGAGTATTACCGCACCCGATGGTCATATCTATTTCTTACCAGAATTATCCATTGATCCACAAATCATGGGCTTAACATTTAGATATTATATTAACCAAGAGTGGTTGGATAAATTAGGCCTTGAAAAGCCACGTACAACTGAAGAATTAAAAGAAGTGTTAACACAATTTGTTACAAAAGATCCAAATGGCAATGGCAAAGCAGACGAGCAAGGTTGGTACATGAACAGCGGAGAGCTACCCAATAGTTTTGAAAAGCTATTAATGGCAGCTTACGGTATGGGAACAGGGGGACGAACAGGGATTGAGTCTTCTGTTTATTATGAAAAAGATGGTTCGATGCAGCTAACATTAAATAGTGATCGAATGAAGGATGTTTGGAAATATGAAGCAGATCTTTACCAAAATGGCTTAATGTCTAAGAATACTTTTGCTGGTGCTGACGGAGATAAATGGCGTGCCGATGCAGCGAATAATACAGTAGGTCTTTGGACTTGGGTGAGCCCAGAGTTCATTGGCGGTTCCGTTCAAGAGAAATATACACCAATTAATATTATTGCCGGTCCTGAAGGAGATAAAAGTTTAGTTATTAACGGGCCAGTGGGAACCTCTGGATTAGTTATTACCAAAGACTGTAAAGATCCAGGGAAATTATTAGAATGGACAGATTATTGGTACAGTCAAGAAGGATCTGACTTTGGTTATTTAGGAGAAGAGGGCGTTACTTATCATAAAGTTGGAGACAAAAATGTTTACGTTGATAAAATTTTGAATTACGACAAAGGAGCACAATTAGGTGCGTACCAATATTTAGATAATGTTTATGGTGGAGGCTATCCATATTTAAATCCAAATCAAGCTAACCGTGATATTGCTCAAGGCTTAGAACCAATTAAATACGATGATTTTAACGAAGATGTCATGCCAGAAAAAATGTTATCACCAGTAATGCCAACACCTGAAGAATCTGGTCAGTTGTCGACAATTATGACAGATATGAACAATTATGTTGAACAATCTCGTGTGAAGTTTGTAACAGGTGAATGGAACTTTACAAGTGATTGGGATAAATATGTGAAACAGCTGAAAAAAATCGGTTCAGAGAAATTACTTGAAATTCGCCGTACGCAATACGAACGTTATGACAAAGAATAG
- a CDS encoding sugar-binding domain-containing protein: MLNRKEHPRPQLIRKKWQSLDGEWDFAFDDDNIGLSENWFRKLPATHKILVPFTYETERSGIHDTSHHKIVWYQRSFEQAEDKNRVLYFEGVDFETQVWLNGSLLGTHKGGYERFSFDLQPYLTKGTNTITLRVEDSLSCEQPRGKQRWLKDNFGCWYVQTTGIWKSVWLEEAGNQRVNYLKLTPELDLDLLKVEVELKDAAVLPESKSYYIEAEASFKGELISYHKGLFHHNGSNFTLDTRVKENADSGTHRWSPHTPNLYDLTVRLYTQTGELLDEVYSYFGMRKLSIENGQILLNNRQLYQRLILDQGYWPESGITPPSLVALEKDLEKISAMGYNGLRKHQKIEDERFLYLCDEKGILVWTEMPSTYVFNDVALEQFTKEWLEIVKQHYNHPAVITWVPFNESWGIKGVNEQARPQHFTEGIYHLTKAIDPNRPVITNDGWEHTISDILTLHDYEETGLAFAKRYSDQHDFATHGYSNKEKILNNEIQFNDGWFAFAKGFSYRGQPIMISEFGGIAFTVDNEGQWGYGSQVKNETEFMERFEKIHAGIQSIPYITGFCYTQLTDVEQEVNGLLTADRKDKVDLTKVKEINERRVNFSEMKIENNF; encoded by the coding sequence ATGTTAAACAGGAAAGAACATCCCCGACCACAGTTGATAAGAAAAAAATGGCAAAGTTTAGATGGAGAATGGGATTTTGCCTTTGATGACGACAATATTGGGCTATCAGAAAATTGGTTTAGAAAATTACCTGCAACACATAAAATTTTGGTTCCGTTTACATACGAGACGGAACGAAGTGGCATTCACGATACGTCTCACCACAAAATTGTTTGGTATCAACGTTCTTTTGAACAAGCGGAGGATAAAAACCGTGTCCTTTACTTTGAAGGCGTTGATTTTGAAACACAGGTATGGCTAAATGGGTCCTTACTTGGAACGCATAAAGGTGGTTACGAAAGATTTTCTTTCGATTTGCAACCTTACTTAACTAAAGGAACAAATACAATTACATTACGTGTAGAAGATTCACTTTCTTGTGAACAGCCACGAGGAAAGCAGCGTTGGCTAAAAGATAATTTCGGATGCTGGTACGTTCAAACAACTGGAATTTGGAAATCAGTTTGGTTAGAAGAAGCCGGTAACCAGCGGGTAAATTATTTAAAACTCACACCAGAGTTGGATTTAGATTTATTAAAAGTAGAAGTGGAATTAAAAGATGCCGCTGTTTTGCCAGAAAGTAAAAGTTACTACATTGAAGCCGAAGCAAGTTTTAAAGGTGAATTAATAAGTTATCATAAGGGGTTGTTTCATCACAACGGGAGCAACTTTACCTTAGATACACGTGTTAAAGAAAATGCAGATTCAGGCACACATCGTTGGAGTCCTCATACCCCTAACTTATATGATTTAACCGTTCGTTTGTACACGCAAACCGGGGAATTACTAGATGAAGTATATAGTTATTTTGGAATGAGAAAACTCAGTATCGAAAATGGTCAGATTTTATTAAATAATCGACAATTGTATCAACGCCTAATTTTAGATCAGGGTTACTGGCCAGAATCAGGGATTACCCCTCCTTCTCTTGTAGCTTTAGAAAAAGATTTAGAAAAAATAAGTGCTATGGGCTATAACGGTTTACGCAAACACCAAAAAATTGAAGACGAACGGTTTTTATATTTGTGTGACGAAAAGGGTATTCTAGTTTGGACAGAAATGCCATCAACGTATGTTTTTAACGATGTTGCATTGGAACAATTTACAAAAGAATGGCTAGAAATTGTGAAGCAACACTATAATCACCCAGCCGTAATTACATGGGTACCATTTAATGAAAGTTGGGGAATTAAAGGCGTGAATGAACAAGCACGTCCTCAACACTTCACCGAAGGAATTTACCATTTGACAAAAGCAATTGATCCCAATCGTCCTGTTATTACAAATGATGGATGGGAACATACAATTTCAGATATTTTGACCTTACACGATTACGAAGAAACTGGTTTAGCATTTGCTAAGCGCTATTCAGATCAACACGATTTTGCGACCCATGGTTATTCAAATAAAGAAAAGATACTTAATAATGAAATCCAATTTAATGACGGCTGGTTCGCCTTTGCTAAGGGCTTTTCTTATAGAGGTCAACCAATCATGATTAGTGAATTTGGGGGTATTGCCTTTACTGTTGATAACGAAGGCCAGTGGGGGTATGGAAGTCAAGTAAAAAATGAAACCGAATTCATGGAACGGTTTGAAAAAATTCATGCGGGAATTCAAAGCATTCCTTATATTACAGGTTTTTGTTACACCCAGTTAACAGATGTTGAACAGGAAGTGAATGGTTTGTTAACAGCAGATCGTAAAGACAAAGTAGATTTGACAAAAGTTAAAGAAATTAATGAGCGTCGTGTTAACTTTAGTGAAATGAAAATAGAGAACAATTTTTAA
- a CDS encoding ArsR/SmtB family transcription factor → MIIDTSIKSLPVLQALANETRLKIVNQLAIGEMNIGEIAKALAISNAITTRHVQQLEDAGIVKTRRCPGKFGLQKIVALAIDQIGIEFPEKIFPEYRHYHADVKVGHFTDYHAEPTCGLASEEGHIGMADQPRSFLDSQRVNAQLVWTGKGFLEYKIPNLVQTEDHLELLDISFEIASEFPISNNTWPSDITYYINGKKLGSDTVRGNYADVRGRLTPTWWPDTCSQYGELKHIRINQYDTSIDGVPTSDLNINDLALKGTDYFTLRIASEENMEHVGGLTLFGDKWGNHEQSIKVLTYVS, encoded by the coding sequence ATGATTATTGACACATCGATAAAATCTCTTCCAGTTTTACAAGCTTTAGCAAATGAAACTCGGTTAAAGATTGTAAATCAACTAGCAATTGGTGAAATGAATATTGGCGAAATAGCGAAAGCCTTAGCTATTTCAAATGCCATTACAACACGTCATGTCCAACAATTAGAAGATGCAGGCATTGTAAAAACACGGCGTTGTCCAGGAAAATTCGGCTTGCAAAAAATCGTTGCTCTTGCCATTGATCAAATTGGAATTGAATTTCCCGAAAAAATTTTTCCAGAATATCGACACTACCATGCTGATGTAAAAGTTGGACATTTTACTGACTACCACGCGGAGCCAACTTGTGGTCTAGCGTCAGAAGAAGGGCACATCGGCATGGCTGATCAGCCTCGTTCTTTTCTTGATAGTCAAAGAGTCAACGCACAATTAGTTTGGACTGGAAAAGGTTTTTTAGAATATAAAATTCCTAATTTAGTACAAACAGAAGACCATCTTGAGTTGTTAGATATTAGTTTTGAGATTGCATCTGAATTTCCTATTTCCAATAACACCTGGCCCAGCGACATCACGTATTATATTAATGGCAAGAAGCTAGGCAGCGATACTGTTCGAGGCAATTACGCAGATGTTCGAGGACGACTAACGCCAACTTGGTGGCCCGATACTTGCAGCCAATACGGCGAATTAAAACACATCCGAATTAATCAATACGATACAAGTATTGATGGCGTGCCAACAAGCGATTTAAATATTAACGACTTAGCGTTAAAAGGAACTGATTATTTTACATTACGTATTGCTTCTGAAGAAAATATGGAGCATGTAGGCGGTTTAACTCTCTTTGGCGACAAATGGGGTAACCACGAACAAAGTATAAAAGTTTTAACCTATGTAAGTTAA
- a CDS encoding site-specific integrase: protein MPKIKNIYQDKKTKKWFFRAYLGIDEDGRKVQKTKRGYASQKDAKIAYDKYMETHDFNKTVPNQLCSTNQMTFEEFYKDRFVKWYERQVKSQTYENAQFIFEKRMQFFYHFRVRDITSHDIEDWLFELSQTESRNSRKKVNGETLSKSYINRIRGHLKIVLDRAVKEGVIAKNPVDDVSSLPSDNKKVEFWEHSEFLKVMNELKDDKIQTHHRKIVYEMLFYTGIRIGELEALSWSNVDFEKNTITIEKTLIYNTKDDWYFSTPKTKCAYRTIGMGKKLSLKLRQWYDLQKRIGNFEYVAQLDGTFTPPYSFANWLKEAAKKAGVKPIKLHALRHSHVAFLIEQNIQPLSIQERLGHANIQITLGTYGHLYAKSDQQVVNAIDNVQEGAILSKNDDLLPV from the coding sequence ATGCCAAAAATTAAAAATATTTACCAAGATAAAAAGACAAAAAAATGGTTCTTCCGAGCATATCTGGGCATAGATGAAGATGGAAGAAAGGTTCAGAAGACTAAACGAGGTTATGCTTCACAAAAAGATGCCAAAATTGCTTATGACAAGTATATGGAAACACATGATTTCAACAAGACAGTTCCTAATCAACTGTGTTCTACCAATCAAATGACTTTCGAAGAGTTTTACAAGGATAGGTTTGTAAAATGGTACGAGAGACAGGTGAAGAGTCAAACATATGAGAATGCGCAATTCATATTCGAAAAGCGAATGCAGTTTTTCTATCATTTTCGTGTTCGAGATATTACAAGTCACGATATTGAGGATTGGTTATTTGAACTAAGCCAGACAGAGTCACGCAATTCGCGGAAAAAAGTCAATGGCGAAACGTTATCAAAATCTTATATCAATCGGATTCGGGGACACTTAAAAATTGTATTGGATCGGGCTGTTAAAGAGGGGGTGATTGCTAAAAATCCCGTTGATGATGTTTCTTCACTTCCTTCTGATAATAAGAAAGTTGAGTTTTGGGAACACAGTGAGTTTCTAAAAGTGATGAATGAATTGAAGGACGATAAGATTCAAACCCACCATCGGAAGATTGTGTATGAAATGCTCTTTTATACTGGCATTCGGATTGGAGAACTTGAAGCTTTGTCTTGGTCGAATGTAGATTTCGAAAAAAACACGATAACGATTGAGAAGACACTAATTTATAATACAAAAGATGATTGGTACTTCTCGACTCCAAAAACGAAATGTGCTTATCGAACGATTGGGATGGGAAAGAAACTTTCATTAAAGCTCAGACAGTGGTATGACTTGCAAAAACGTATTGGAAATTTTGAATATGTTGCTCAGTTGGACGGAACATTTACGCCACCTTATTCTTTCGCAAACTGGTTAAAAGAGGCTGCCAAAAAAGCGGGTGTCAAACCGATTAAACTTCACGCGCTACGACATTCTCATGTTGCATTTCTAATTGAGCAGAATATTCAACCGCTATCTATTCAAGAACGATTGGGCCATGCGAATATTCAAATTACTTTAGGAACTTACGGTCACTTATATGCGAAGTCAGATCAACAAGTGGTAAATGCGATTGATAATGTTCAAGAGGGCGCTATTCTTTCGAAAAATGACGATTTATTGCCAGTCTGA
- a CDS encoding DUF3173 domain-containing protein, with amino-acid sequence METKCDFMVNRAILIEMGFKPSQAARMIKESKTYLARVEGIDFYNNRQVGVVPSRVIEHLFHIQVAE; translated from the coding sequence TTGGAAACAAAATGTGATTTCATGGTAAATCGTGCAATTTTGATAGAAATGGGCTTTAAACCTAGTCAAGCTGCACGAATGATTAAAGAGAGCAAAACGTATCTTGCACGGGTTGAAGGAATAGATTTTTATAATAATCGCCAAGTTGGTGTGGTGCCATCTCGAGTAATTGAACATCTTTTTCACATTCAAGTTGCGGAATAA
- a CDS encoding replication initiation factor domain-containing protein: MNQVNQHDLGESIRVSREERGWTQRYLAEKVGISRSLLSKVEKGTRQLSEEKLNLILDSLQEELVPVNRVLIDYLTIHFFSNQYLKLIEAIIGMPIERFEELDYAPKGYIGQYVWNQVITIRYSIDDTVKGTVMEFSGQGCKHLAMRLKTAKSNWQEFFRKVLAYQGNFTRIDFTLDDFVGSLSIPELKRKVTLGHVWTTFQVSESHGGTDITNNESNGETLYLGSKKSQCRFCFYQKDYEQRKRRGIPLEEAEVKNRFELRYRKEKAQSLAKIISRTHDLTKLFFELLNGAICFYDRDPNDPGAKVDKKWAAFIGNHGAITISLETIPQSFEKSMNWLIHGVSPSLAFIAQVDQTFHSSLLSLIIEQGEMNPRQIKLLQNMKADPEYYQEEVEYYERKLQSISNEKTSY, encoded by the coding sequence ATGAATCAAGTGAATCAACATGATCTCGGGGAATCGATTCGAGTTTCTCGAGAAGAAAGGGGGTGGACCCAGCGATATTTAGCAGAAAAAGTAGGGATTTCGAGATCGTTATTATCAAAGGTAGAAAAAGGAACGAGACAATTAAGTGAAGAAAAATTGAATCTTATACTGGATAGTTTGCAAGAAGAGCTAGTTCCAGTTAATCGTGTTTTGATTGATTATCTAACCATTCACTTTTTCTCGAATCAATATTTAAAACTGATTGAGGCAATCATTGGCATGCCCATTGAACGCTTTGAGGAACTGGATTATGCGCCAAAGGGCTATATTGGCCAATACGTATGGAATCAAGTAATCACAATTCGGTATTCCATTGACGATACGGTAAAAGGAACCGTGATGGAGTTTTCAGGTCAAGGCTGTAAACATCTTGCCATGCGTTTGAAGACCGCAAAATCAAACTGGCAAGAGTTCTTCCGTAAGGTATTAGCTTATCAGGGAAACTTTACACGGATTGATTTTACTTTAGATGATTTTGTGGGGAGTCTCAGCATTCCAGAACTTAAGCGTAAGGTAACGCTAGGCCATGTGTGGACCACTTTTCAAGTGAGTGAATCCCATGGCGGGACGGATATCACAAATAATGAATCAAATGGCGAGACCTTGTATTTAGGCTCAAAGAAGAGTCAATGTCGCTTTTGTTTTTATCAGAAGGATTATGAACAACGAAAGCGACGAGGAATTCCTTTAGAAGAGGCAGAAGTGAAAAATCGCTTTGAACTACGGTATCGAAAAGAGAAAGCGCAAAGCTTAGCAAAGATTATTTCAAGAACCCATGATTTAACCAAACTGTTCTTTGAGTTACTTAATGGAGCAATTTGTTTTTATGACCGTGATCCAAATGATCCAGGGGCAAAAGTTGATAAAAAATGGGCAGCCTTTATTGGCAATCATGGCGCAATCACCATTTCTTTAGAGACAATTCCTCAAAGCTTTGAGAAAAGTATGAATTGGTTAATTCATGGTGTTTCGCCATCGCTAGCTTTTATTGCACAAGTGGATCAAACGTTTCATTCTTCCTTGTTGTCTTTGATTATTGAACAAGGAGAAATGAATCCAAGACAGATTAAACTTCTCCAAAATATGAAGGCAGACCCAGAATATTATCAGGAGGAGGTTGAGTATTATGAACGAAAACTACAAAGTATATCAAATGAGAAAACAAGCTACTAA
- a CDS encoding helix-turn-helix domain-containing protein, producing MEIDKQAVGNRIRQIRQELKLSMEKFGKLIGDLPRSTVNNWERGINLPKTETLHQIAEVGHVTNEYLLYGDQENQYILEMLQKKAGKLDPEIEGLIVDELNRAGLVSEKEMDRMIEFFITNLIPPTEQDQFTFQCIDEKKQLYLGSTNFGKEAQLYLHHDNQNHILHMMPFTFSNFSVDRLLVYLANQESYSYFGKHLPKKLVEKAILLYSINQSTGDVRIAPLVYSKETASYQYTEDNQYLLEQQYLYLPFVMEVEKERLLNAAYPSSK from the coding sequence ATGGAGATAGACAAGCAAGCAGTGGGCAATCGAATTCGGCAGATTCGCCAAGAGTTAAAGTTGAGTATGGAGAAATTTGGCAAACTAATTGGTGATTTACCACGAAGTACAGTCAATAACTGGGAACGTGGAATTAACCTTCCAAAAACCGAAACCCTTCACCAAATTGCAGAGGTGGGTCATGTCACAAACGAATATCTTTTGTATGGTGATCAAGAAAATCAATACATTTTAGAAATGCTTCAAAAGAAGGCAGGTAAGCTTGATCCTGAGATTGAAGGACTGATAGTAGACGAACTGAACCGAGCTGGTCTTGTTAGTGAAAAAGAAATGGATCGAATGATTGAATTTTTTATTACAAACCTCATTCCACCAACTGAACAAGATCAATTTACTTTTCAATGTATCGATGAGAAAAAGCAGCTTTACCTTGGTTCAACCAATTTTGGTAAAGAAGCGCAACTCTATTTACACCATGATAATCAAAATCATATTCTGCACATGATGCCCTTTACCTTCTCAAACTTTAGTGTGGATCGCTTACTCGTTTATTTAGCAAATCAAGAATCCTATTCCTATTTTGGGAAACATTTGCCAAAGAAACTAGTTGAAAAAGCCATTCTTTTATACTCGATCAATCAATCAACCGGAGATGTGCGAATTGCCCCGTTGGTCTATTCAAAAGAAACAGCTTCTTATCAGTACACAGAGGACAATCAATATCTACTAGAACAACAATATCTTTATCTGCCATTCGTGATGGAAGTCGAGAAAGAACGTCTGTTAAACGCAGCGTATCCATCATCAAAATAA
- a CDS encoding accessory gene regulator B family protein — translation MLLRFLFSFCCALYTLRIFTGGVHLNSNILCYFMSVVIVIVAYQCMFIFRNVDFIILGLMFEFFW, via the coding sequence ATGCTTCTGCGTTTCCTTTTTTCTTTTTGTTGTGCGCTGTATACCTTGAGGATATTCACTGGTGGCGTACACTTAAATAGTAATATATTGTGTTACTTTATGTCTGTGGTAATAGTTATAGTTGCTTACCAATGTATGTTCATTTTTCGAAATGTTGACTTCATAATCCTTGGCTTAATGTTTGAATTTTTTTGGTGA
- a CDS encoding ROK family protein — MIYGAIEAGGTKFVCAVGTEELTILERVSFPTTTPVETMKQVIDFFKPFKEQLAGIGVGCFGPIDVQCKSTSFGHITSTPKLAWQNFNFVGTLKQHFNIPIEWTTDVNAACYGEYVAGSGKGLASVAYFTVGTGIGGGALLNGTFVEGFSHPEMGHMLIKRHPKDNFSGNCPFHQDCLEGMAAGPAIEKRLGVKGQNLLADDSFWQIEAFYLAQCAYNTTLMFSPDRIIFGGGVMKQEHMKKKVQDKFVELINGYVEIPPIDSYIITPELGDNAGIIGGLALARKAVRNKQP; from the coding sequence ATGATATATGGGGCAATTGAAGCTGGAGGGACTAAATTTGTCTGTGCAGTCGGTACTGAGGAATTAACGATTTTGGAAAGAGTCAGTTTTCCCACAACAACTCCAGTTGAAACAATGAAGCAGGTCATTGATTTTTTTAAACCTTTTAAGGAACAATTGGCAGGCATCGGGGTCGGCTGCTTTGGTCCAATTGATGTTCAATGCAAATCAACGAGTTTCGGTCATATCACATCAACACCAAAACTTGCTTGGCAAAATTTCAATTTTGTAGGAACGCTAAAGCAACATTTCAATATTCCGATTGAATGGACAACAGATGTTAATGCGGCTTGCTATGGTGAATATGTTGCTGGTTCTGGCAAAGGGTTAGCAAGTGTTGCATATTTCACTGTGGGAACAGGTATAGGAGGTGGTGCCTTGCTCAATGGGACTTTCGTGGAGGGATTCAGTCATCCGGAAATGGGTCATATGTTGATCAAGCGACATCCAAAGGACAATTTTTCAGGAAACTGTCCCTTCCATCAAGATTGTTTAGAGGGGATGGCAGCAGGACCAGCGATTGAAAAACGGTTGGGTGTAAAAGGCCAGAATTTATTGGCTGACGATTCGTTTTGGCAGATTGAAGCCTTTTACCTTGCCCAATGTGCATACAATACAACACTGATGTTTTCGCCAGATAGAATTATTTTTGGCGGTGGTGTAATGAAACAAGAACACATGAAGAAAAAAGTTCAGGATAAATTTGTTGAGCTTATAAATGGATATGTTGAAATACCACCAATTGATAGCTACATTATTACGCCCGAATTAGGTGATAATGCCGGAATAATCGGCGGATTAGCATTGGCCAGAAAAGCAGTAAGAAATAAGCAACCATAA
- a CDS encoding glycoside hydrolase family 172 protein — protein MSILKNITQFKKIQSRAITPENPTGEKGKAAMLPSGLGPSRKGRGAIPLTSGEETVIADITGTGIIRHMWMTIRDRTEFGSFVLRDLILRIYWDGSDSPAVESPLGDFFCNGFGERCEVNSLPIVVNPTGGFNSYFEMPFQTSAKITIENLHPKDMSSFFYTINYALVDELEENSLYFHANWHRERITKLQEDYKLIDRLKGQGYYVGTYLALTCLERYWWGEGEFKFYIDGDSEYPTVTSTGSEDYFGGAWAFHEYDEFGRPHAKNYSTAFLGYPYQSNRDATRDRFETGKLNAVHAFGDDAMPRHGLYRWHLQDPICFTEDLSVTLQQIGNDDVRLFERQDDVASVAYWYSTEASGNTKRHFTDRERLPR, from the coding sequence ATGAGTATACTAAAAAATATTACCCAATTTAAAAAAATCCAGAGTCGAGCAATCACTCCCGAAAATCCAACAGGCGAGAAAGGTAAAGCTGCGATGTTGCCAAGCGGGCTAGGACCAAGCCGCAAAGGTCGTGGCGCAATTCCGCTGACTTCTGGTGAAGAAACTGTGATTGCGGATATTACTGGAACGGGAATAATTCGTCATATGTGGATGACGATTCGTGATCGAACAGAATTTGGCAGTTTTGTTTTACGTGATTTAATCTTAAGAATTTATTGGGATGGGTCGGATAGCCCTGCTGTTGAAAGTCCTTTAGGGGATTTCTTTTGTAATGGGTTTGGAGAGCGTTGCGAGGTGAACTCGTTGCCGATAGTGGTTAATCCTACGGGGGGCTTTAATTCCTATTTCGAAATGCCTTTCCAAACATCCGCTAAAATTACGATCGAGAATTTACATCCGAAGGATATGTCCTCATTTTTTTATACGATAAATTACGCTTTGGTGGACGAATTGGAAGAAAATAGCCTATATTTTCACGCAAATTGGCATCGGGAACGCATTACCAAATTACAGGAGGATTATAAGTTAATTGATCGATTAAAGGGCCAAGGCTATTACGTGGGTACTTACCTTGCGCTTACCTGCCTAGAACGTTATTGGTGGGGCGAAGGCGAGTTTAAATTCTACATTGATGGGGATAGTGAGTATCCGACCGTAACCTCAACAGGTTCAGAAGATTATTTTGGCGGGGCGTGGGCCTTTCATGAGTACGATGAGTTCGGACGTCCACATGCGAAAAACTATTCAACAGCCTTTTTAGGGTATCCTTACCAATCAAATAGAGATGCCACAAGAGATCGTTTTGAAACGGGAAAATTGAATGCCGTTCATGCCTTTGGTGACGACGCAATGCCACGACATGGTCTTTATCGTTGGCATCTTCAAGACCCCATCTGTTTTACCGAAGATTTATCGGTCACTTTACAACAAATCGGCAACGATGATGTTCGCTTATTTGAGCGGCAAGACGATGTTGCTAGTGTCGCTTACTGGTATTCAACAGAAGCTTCAGGAAATACTAAACGTCATTTCACTGATCGAGAACGCTTGCCGCGTTAA